The following coding sequences lie in one Vicinamibacterales bacterium genomic window:
- the folK gene encoding 2-amino-4-hydroxy-6-hydroxymethyldihydropteridine diphosphokinase has protein sequence MIVVAFGSNRGDRRQQILEAADQVASFLSGFRLSPLIETAPVGPGTEGQPPYLNAVGVGESELPPAALLARLQAIEEAAGRTRPYPNAPRTLDLDLILYGNEILETNGLQVPHPRFRERRFVLEPLLTLAPDLRDPLTGLTVSELRAQLET, from the coding sequence GTGATCGTGGTCGCGTTCGGCTCCAATCGCGGCGACCGACGGCAACAGATCCTCGAGGCGGCCGATCAGGTCGCCTCTTTTCTTTCCGGCTTCCGTCTCTCGCCCCTCATCGAGACCGCCCCGGTCGGGCCGGGCACGGAGGGGCAGCCGCCGTATCTCAACGCCGTCGGCGTGGGGGAGTCGGAGCTGCCTCCGGCTGCACTCCTGGCGCGCCTGCAGGCGATCGAGGAAGCCGCCGGGCGGACGAGGCCGTATCCAAACGCGCCGCGCACGCTGGATCTGGATCTAATCCTTTACGGTAATGAAATTCTGGAGACCAACGGCCTGCAGGTTCCGCATCCACGATTCCGCGAACGGAGATTCGTGCTCGAGCCCTTGCTGACGCTGGCCCCGGATCTGCGCGATCCGCTGACCGGACTGACCGTGAGCGAGCTGCGGGCGCAGCTGGAAACCTAG
- a CDS encoding TraR/DksA family transcriptional regulator, whose translation MDTSSYKEALLKKRGEILSQGGGVKPIQTTMGDVNSRQGDLADQASGNNEVHIQLKLKQTDAKILQAIEEALWRIEKGTYGICRDCGEEIAAPRLNAIPWTRVCITCKEKQSA comes from the coding sequence ATGGATACGTCGAGCTACAAGGAAGCGCTGCTCAAGAAGCGCGGTGAGATCCTCTCCCAGGGCGGTGGCGTCAAGCCGATCCAGACGACCATGGGGGACGTGAATTCGCGGCAGGGCGATCTGGCCGATCAGGCCAGTGGCAACAACGAAGTACACATCCAGCTCAAATTGAAGCAGACCGATGCCAAGATTCTCCAGGCGATCGAAGAGGCGCTCTGGCGGATCGAGAAGGGCACCTACGGCATCTGTCGCGACTGCGGCGAAGAAATCGCCGCGCCGCGCCTGAACGCCATCCCGTGGACCCGCGTCTGCATCACCTGCAAGGAAAAACAGAGCGCGTGA
- a CDS encoding FtsX-like permease family protein codes for MRFVVLMALREVRASWRRLLFFFLCVAIGVGAIVLLRSIIQNVRTELVRESRTLISADVVVATNRPWTPELRADLESRFAAAPIAARQETIELASMVRPAGESGSAVARMVELRGVQQGFPFYGTVVLQGGVPFSHDLLVDRGALVRPELLAQLGLQVGDRIVIGGQAFTIRGVIVEEPGRRVGSFSLGSRVLVDYDDLQRTGLLSFGSRASYKILLRMPEAGVDALTKRIRADFRTRFVTVTSFRATEDQIGDDLNRAENYLSLVGFVILVLGGIGVWSVTRVFVRQKIRSVAILKCVGATTRQVLAAYVLQVVFLGLAGSAMGVALARLGIAAIPARVAAALGASAYRLTASASAQGVAVGLLVSLLFSLVPLLEVRRVKPLLLIRGAAAGGEAGVRWWTPAGLRAWAAALDRVQAAAAVLVVAALVAVASWQAASLRVGLYVCGGFAGIAFVLHLVSTGVVGLVRPIARARWFPLRHAVLSLGRPGNQTRVILLAVGIGSFFVIGVRSLQANLLQQFTLELGSSGADMFLIEILPSQVGGVRAFLDGHQASGAAAPRLIPVLRARVTGVHGGTTALDTYEDVRRQGPLSREFTITYRDHLEANEKIVDGAFWSTPTPAGGMAEVSIERGLHDRARVEVGDMMRFDVLGRVLDARVTSVRSVEWEDARSGGFMFVFRPGPLDKAPQTYIAILQAPPDPAARGRFQRDLVEAFPNVSAIDVREILATVQQAVANVTLAVSIVGAVALVSGILILAGAVAMTKFQRVYEAAILRTLGASTRTLAAMLALEYGGLGLLAGLVGAGGAMALTWGVSRHVFDIPWHPAPGLAALGAVVTTVLVGVVGVASSYDALRKKPLGTLRAE; via the coding sequence ATGCGATTCGTCGTCCTGATGGCGCTGCGCGAGGTGCGGGCATCGTGGCGCCGGCTGCTGTTCTTCTTCCTCTGCGTCGCGATCGGCGTCGGTGCGATCGTGCTGCTGCGCTCGATCATCCAGAACGTGCGGACCGAGCTGGTGCGCGAGTCGCGCACGCTCATCTCGGCCGACGTCGTCGTCGCGACCAACCGACCGTGGACGCCCGAGCTGCGCGCCGATCTCGAGAGTCGATTCGCCGCGGCGCCGATCGCTGCGCGCCAGGAAACGATCGAGCTGGCCAGCATGGTGCGTCCGGCGGGGGAGAGCGGTTCGGCGGTCGCGCGGATGGTGGAGCTGCGCGGCGTGCAGCAGGGCTTCCCGTTCTATGGCACCGTCGTCCTGCAGGGGGGCGTCCCGTTCTCGCACGACCTGCTCGTCGATCGCGGGGCGCTGGTCCGGCCGGAGCTGCTGGCGCAGCTCGGGCTGCAGGTGGGCGACCGGATCGTCATCGGCGGGCAGGCGTTCACGATCCGCGGCGTGATCGTCGAAGAGCCCGGCCGGCGGGTCGGATCCTTCAGCCTCGGCTCGCGCGTCCTCGTCGACTACGACGATCTGCAGCGGACCGGACTGCTCTCGTTCGGGAGCCGCGCCAGCTACAAGATCCTGCTCCGGATGCCTGAGGCGGGCGTCGACGCGCTGACCAAGCGGATCCGCGCAGACTTCCGGACGCGGTTCGTGACCGTCACGTCGTTCCGCGCGACGGAAGATCAGATTGGCGACGATCTGAACCGCGCCGAGAACTACCTGAGCCTGGTCGGCTTCGTCATTCTGGTGCTGGGCGGCATCGGCGTGTGGAGCGTGACCCGCGTGTTCGTGCGCCAGAAGATCCGGAGTGTCGCCATTCTCAAGTGCGTCGGCGCGACGACCCGGCAGGTACTGGCGGCGTATGTGCTGCAGGTCGTGTTCCTCGGCCTGGCGGGGAGCGCGATGGGCGTGGCTCTGGCGCGCCTCGGGATCGCCGCGATTCCGGCCCGCGTCGCCGCGGCGCTCGGTGCCTCCGCCTATCGCCTGACGGCGTCGGCGTCGGCGCAGGGGGTCGCGGTCGGGCTGCTGGTCTCGCTGCTGTTCTCGCTGGTCCCGCTCCTCGAAGTACGCCGCGTCAAGCCGCTGCTGCTCATCCGCGGCGCAGCGGCCGGCGGAGAGGCGGGAGTGCGCTGGTGGACGCCGGCCGGCCTGCGCGCCTGGGCGGCGGCGCTCGATCGGGTGCAGGCCGCCGCGGCGGTGCTCGTCGTGGCCGCGCTCGTCGCGGTCGCGTCGTGGCAGGCGGCGTCGCTGCGCGTCGGCCTCTATGTCTGCGGCGGTTTCGCCGGGATTGCGTTCGTCCTGCACCTGGTGTCGACCGGGGTCGTCGGCCTGGTGCGGCCGATCGCGCGGGCGCGGTGGTTTCCGCTGCGGCACGCGGTGCTCAGCCTCGGGCGGCCTGGCAACCAGACGCGGGTGATCCTGCTGGCGGTCGGGATCGGCAGCTTCTTCGTGATCGGCGTCCGGTCGCTGCAGGCCAACTTGCTGCAGCAGTTCACGCTCGAGCTCGGGTCGAGCGGCGCCGACATGTTCCTGATCGAGATTCTGCCCTCGCAGGTCGGCGGCGTCCGCGCGTTCCTGGACGGACACCAGGCGTCCGGCGCGGCGGCGCCGCGGCTCATCCCGGTGCTGCGCGCGCGGGTCACCGGCGTGCACGGCGGTACGACCGCGCTCGACACCTACGAAGACGTCCGGCGCCAGGGGCCGTTGTCCCGCGAGTTCACGATCACCTACCGCGATCATCTCGAGGCCAACGAGAAGATTGTCGACGGCGCCTTCTGGAGCACGCCGACGCCGGCGGGCGGCATGGCGGAGGTGTCGATCGAGCGCGGCCTGCACGATCGCGCGCGGGTCGAGGTCGGCGACATGATGCGGTTCGACGTCCTGGGGCGGGTCCTCGACGCGCGGGTCACCAGCGTGCGCTCGGTGGAGTGGGAGGACGCGCGCAGCGGCGGGTTCATGTTCGTGTTCCGGCCCGGGCCGCTCGACAAGGCGCCGCAGACCTACATCGCCATCCTGCAGGCGCCGCCCGACCCGGCGGCGCGCGGCCGCTTCCAGCGCGATCTCGTGGAGGCGTTCCCCAACGTCTCGGCGATCGACGTGCGCGAGATCCTGGCGACCGTGCAGCAGGCGGTGGCCAACGTCACGCTGGCCGTCTCGATCGTCGGCGCCGTCGCGCTGGTCAGCGGCATCCTCATCCTGGCCGGGGCTGTCGCGATGACCAAGTTCCAGCGCGTCTACGAAGCCGCCATCCTGAGGACCCTCGGCGCCAGCACGCGCACGCTCGCCGCGATGCTGGCGCTCGAGTACGGCGGCCTCGGCCTGCTCGCCGGGCTAGTGGGCGCCGGCGGCGCGATGGCGCTCACCTGGGGCGTCTCGCGCCACGTCTTCGACATCCCGTGGCACCCGGCGCCCGGCCTGGCCGCGCTGGGCGCGGTCGTCACGACGGTCCTGGTCGGGGTGGTCGGGGTCGCGTCGAGCTACGACGCGCTGCGGAAAAAGCCGCTGGGTACGCTGCGCGCCGAATAG
- a CDS encoding ABC transporter ATP-binding protein, with amino-acid sequence MIELHGVSKTVPSGDAMLTILHPLDLQIASGTVAAIVGPSGSGKSTLLGLLAGLDAPTSGRVVIDGHDITAMSEDDLARFRGTRIGFVFQFFHLLPSLTAYENARVPLEIAGAADAGARADALLSEVGLGPRRHHYPSQLSGGEQQRVAIARALANDPAILLADEPTGNLDSGTGHQVIDLLLEVNRRRGTTVVLVTHDAELAQRAAITITLRDGRVV; translated from the coding sequence ATGATCGAGCTGCATGGTGTCTCCAAGACTGTTCCGAGCGGCGACGCGATGCTCACGATCCTGCACCCGCTGGACCTGCAGATCGCGTCGGGCACCGTTGCGGCGATCGTCGGCCCGTCAGGCAGCGGCAAGTCGACGCTGCTGGGGCTGCTGGCCGGCCTCGACGCGCCGACGAGCGGGCGCGTGGTCATCGACGGCCACGACATCACCGCCATGTCGGAGGACGACCTGGCGCGGTTCCGCGGCACCCGCATCGGGTTCGTCTTCCAGTTCTTCCATCTGCTGCCCTCGCTGACCGCCTACGAGAACGCGCGCGTGCCGCTCGAGATCGCCGGCGCCGCCGATGCCGGCGCGCGCGCCGACGCGCTGCTCTCCGAGGTCGGGCTGGGGCCGCGGCGCCATCACTATCCCTCGCAGTTGTCGGGCGGCGAACAGCAGCGCGTGGCGATCGCGCGGGCGCTGGCCAACGATCCGGCGATCCTGCTCGCCGACGAGCCGACCGGCAACCTCGATTCGGGCACCGGACACCAGGTGATCGACCTGCTGCTCGAGGTCAACCGTCGGCGCGGCACGACCGTCGTCCTCGTCACCCACGACGCCGAACTGGCGCAGCGCGCCGCAATCACGATCACGCTGCGCGACGGCCGGGTGGTCTGA
- a CDS encoding arylesterase gives MGDSLTAGLGLAPSQAYPALLQDTLNAAGDNWEVVNAGVSGDTSAAGLERTDWALDQGNVRILVLELGANDGLRGLPPDAMKKNLAAIIERAQHKRIAVLLAGMEAPPNFGPDYTVSFRQVYRDLAREYKVPLLPFLLDKVAGVPGLNQGDGIHPNVEGARIVADNVWRALRPLVEGKGSAVASPQ, from the coding sequence TTGGGCGACAGTCTGACGGCGGGCCTCGGGCTGGCGCCCTCCCAGGCCTATCCCGCCCTCCTGCAGGACACGCTGAATGCGGCGGGCGACAACTGGGAGGTGGTCAACGCCGGCGTCTCCGGCGACACCTCCGCGGCCGGACTCGAGCGCACCGACTGGGCGCTCGATCAAGGGAACGTGCGCATTCTGGTGCTCGAGCTCGGCGCGAACGACGGCCTGCGCGGGCTGCCGCCCGATGCGATGAAGAAGAACCTCGCCGCGATCATCGAGCGGGCACAGCACAAGCGGATCGCGGTGCTGCTGGCCGGCATGGAAGCGCCGCCGAACTTCGGTCCTGACTACACCGTCTCTTTCCGGCAGGTGTATCGCGATCTCGCCCGGGAGTACAAGGTTCCACTGCTGCCGTTCCTGCTCGACAAGGTCGCGGGCGTCCCCGGGCTGAATCAGGGGGACGGCATCCATCCCAACGTGGAAGGGGCGCGGATCGTCGCCGACAACGTGTGGCGCGCGCTTAGGCCGCTCGTCGAAGGGAAGGGGTCGGCCGTGGCGTCTCCGCAATGA